One Parachlamydia sp. AcF125 DNA segment encodes these proteins:
- a CDS encoding NTP/NDP exchange transporter, which yields MTNESKPEFGPARSFFWPVHNYELKKLLPMFLMFFCISFNYTILRDTKDTLIVTSSGAEAIPFLKVWGVVPAAVVFMLIYAKLSNILSKENLFYVTITPFIVFFALFTTLLYPNRELLHPTTSAEYIQSFLPAGLAGLVACYRNWTYSLFYILSELWGSAVLSLMFWGFANDIMKVAEAKRFYTLLGLGANVALLASGPTIMYFSDIRKHLPPDVDAWQVSLNYLMGAVVIAGICVITVYWWMQRNVLTDPRYYDPNDIKQPKKSKPKMSIMESFVFLGKSKYILCIAILVICYGISINLVEVTWKNQLKLQYPNPNEYSTFMGAFSTFTGATTIIMMFVGGYIIRKKGWGFAAMATPVVLLITALGFFSFVIFRDLLQGYVAMLGTTPLMLAVVIGMIQNIMSKSTKYSLFDPTKEMAYIPLDQESKVKGKAAIDVVGARLGKSGGSFIQQGLLVLFGTISAITPYVAIATIGVIVVWIMAVRSLNKQFVALTSAGETAPKPAVPPVAGVK from the coding sequence GTTTGGGCCGGCGCGCTCATTTTTTTGGCCTGTGCATAATTATGAGTTGAAGAAACTCTTGCCCATGTTTTTAATGTTTTTTTGTATTTCTTTTAATTATACCATTTTAAGGGATACGAAGGATACTTTAATTGTGACTTCTTCTGGAGCAGAAGCAATCCCTTTCTTGAAAGTTTGGGGCGTGGTGCCTGCTGCTGTTGTTTTCATGCTAATTTATGCCAAATTGAGCAACATTCTTAGCAAGGAAAACCTTTTTTATGTCACCATTACTCCCTTTATTGTTTTCTTTGCCTTATTTACCACACTGCTTTACCCCAATAGAGAACTTTTACATCCTACGACTTCTGCAGAGTACATTCAATCTTTCCTACCTGCAGGTTTAGCAGGGTTAGTTGCTTGTTATCGCAATTGGACATATTCTCTCTTTTACATTCTTTCCGAATTATGGGGAAGCGCCGTTCTTTCCTTGATGTTCTGGGGGTTTGCAAACGACATCATGAAAGTGGCGGAAGCGAAACGTTTTTACACTTTGCTTGGATTAGGTGCAAACGTCGCATTGCTCGCTTCGGGCCCTACCATTATGTATTTTTCTGACATTCGAAAACACCTTCCCCCTGATGTGGATGCATGGCAAGTTTCCCTTAACTACTTGATGGGAGCTGTGGTTATCGCAGGCATTTGTGTGATTACTGTTTATTGGTGGATGCAGCGTAACGTGCTAACAGATCCTCGTTACTACGATCCAAATGATATAAAACAACCTAAGAAATCCAAGCCTAAAATGTCTATCATGGAAAGCTTCGTCTTTTTGGGTAAATCTAAATACATTCTTTGCATCGCCATCTTAGTTATCTGCTACGGAATTTCCATTAACCTCGTTGAAGTAACCTGGAAAAACCAGCTTAAATTGCAATATCCTAATCCCAATGAATACAGTACCTTTATGGGAGCTTTCTCTACCTTTACTGGTGCTACCACCATCATTATGATGTTCGTGGGTGGATACATTATCCGTAAGAAAGGATGGGGATTTGCAGCGATGGCAACGCCTGTTGTATTGCTGATTACAGCGCTTGGATTCTTCTCCTTCGTTATCTTCCGAGACTTATTACAAGGCTATGTGGCTATGTTGGGCACAACTCCGCTGATGCTTGCTGTAGTCATTGGAATGATTCAGAATATTATGAGTAAATCTACCAAGTATTCTCTATTTGATCCGACCAAAGAGATGGCATACATCCCTCTCGACCAAGAGTCAAAAGTTAAAGGAAAAGCAGCCATTGACGTGGTAGGAGCTCGCCTTGGAAAATCGGGTGGCTCATTCATCCAACAAGGACTCCTTGTACTCTTTGGAACAATCAGCGCAATTACTCCTTACGTCGCGATTGCCACAATTGGCGTGATTGTTGTATGGATAATGGCAGTGCGCTCGCTGAATAAGCAATTTGTGGCTCTTACATCTGCGGGAGAAACTGCACCAAAGCCAGCAGTCCCGCCTGTAGCAGGCGTGAAATAA
- the metK gene encoding methionine adenosyltransferase codes for MGNYLFTSESVAMGHPDKIADQISDAILDACLEKDPFSRVACETLVTAGLVMLVGEITTTANVNYQDVVRRTIQEIGYQEGFLGFDFRSCGILASLHTQSPDIALGIQEEALNEMGAGDQGSVFGYASDETPQLMPWPIALAHAFVRELYRLRVSKELPYLRPDGKVQVTVEYNEYGCPLRVHNVVISTQHSADVDNQTIYDDMRCLARRIVPPQLMDSNTLFFINPTGRFVLGGPVVDTGLTGRKIIVDTYGGMARHGGGAFSGKDPTKIDRSACYMARYIAKNLVKANLARRCEIQLSYAIGVSRPTALHIQTFGTSKYSSEQLEQAVRAVFPLTPHGLIEMLDLRRPIYKKTAFSGHFGREDPEFTWEKTDQVQALQKAIEKHVP; via the coding sequence ATGGGAAATTATTTATTCACGTCAGAATCTGTCGCTATGGGACATCCTGACAAAATTGCCGATCAAATTTCGGACGCTATCTTAGATGCATGCCTAGAGAAAGATCCTTTCTCTCGGGTTGCCTGTGAAACGCTTGTGACTGCGGGGCTGGTCATGCTGGTAGGGGAGATAACGACGACAGCAAATGTGAATTACCAAGATGTTGTACGGCGCACCATTCAAGAAATCGGATATCAAGAAGGCTTTTTAGGATTTGATTTTCGTTCATGTGGCATTTTGGCTTCTTTACATACGCAATCCCCCGATATAGCGCTTGGTATTCAAGAAGAAGCGCTAAATGAAATGGGGGCAGGAGATCAGGGCTCAGTATTTGGATATGCTTCTGATGAAACACCCCAGCTAATGCCGTGGCCCATAGCTCTTGCGCACGCGTTTGTGCGAGAGTTATATCGCCTTAGAGTTTCTAAAGAACTCCCTTACTTACGTCCCGATGGGAAAGTACAGGTAACGGTGGAATATAATGAATACGGTTGCCCATTACGCGTGCACAATGTGGTCATTTCTACGCAGCATTCTGCCGATGTAGATAACCAAACCATCTATGATGATATGAGGTGTCTTGCGCGCCGAATAGTCCCTCCGCAACTCATGGATAGCAATACGCTTTTCTTTATTAATCCCACTGGACGCTTTGTATTAGGAGGGCCTGTAGTGGATACAGGATTAACAGGAAGAAAAATTATCGTCGATACGTATGGAGGGATGGCTCGTCATGGAGGGGGCGCATTCTCAGGCAAGGATCCCACCAAAATCGACCGTTCGGCTTGTTATATGGCTCGGTATATTGCCAAAAATCTCGTGAAGGCCAATTTAGCCAGGCGTTGCGAAATTCAGCTTTCTTATGCCATAGGGGTATCTCGGCCAACGGCTTTGCATATTCAAACCTTTGGAACTTCAAAGTATAGTAGCGAACAGCTTGAACAAGCCGTGCGCGCCGTTTTTCCGTTGACTCCCCATGGGTTGATCGAAATGTTGGATCTTCGCCGTCCTATTTATAAAAAGACTGCCTTTAGCGGACATTTTGGGCGGGAAGATCCTGAATTCACCTGGGAAAAAACGGATCAAGTCCAGGCTTTGCAGAAGGCAATAGAAAAGCATGTCCCTTAA
- a CDS encoding NFACT RNA binding domain-containing protein, with product MSLNRIEMAPLVVELQCLQGAQVLDCIQAEQRKILIVCKTNKGSILNLLLCFQEPFLRFHLTFQKWRANHAELPRKLYFYLKESCLVKIEQLNHDRILHLTFQKEKQCFQLIGEFFSKRPNLFLTDSQNNILVALNPTQAAIYSLPTHHPNALTTQNEENLLSKEIENRYCHLEKVAAFQKEKQALCREIKEKIRRGERYIQKHTQELQYLTKWESFQQEGELIQANLFRIKKGVVCLQVEDWFHEGQLHTLKFDEHQEPSVHIAQLFQKAKKMKRGVERCQALLNQASADIKGWEQRLSLAENVSTEQELQEIREKWKLYHHGEQQKQPVSLPFFEYQSETGLKIWVGKGAKQNESLTFSYARGSDWWLHARDFPGAHVVIPVPKGQRPDSETLKDGLQLALAYSRAKNQGKTEIILTQCKHISRFGRKRLGQVHVSFYEIFYESFDVERFQKIKKRKIN from the coding sequence ATGTCCCTTAATCGGATAGAGATGGCGCCTCTAGTAGTAGAATTGCAGTGTCTTCAGGGTGCCCAAGTTTTAGACTGCATTCAAGCAGAACAAAGAAAAATTTTGATTGTTTGTAAAACGAACAAGGGATCGATCTTAAACTTATTGCTGTGTTTTCAAGAACCCTTCCTGCGTTTTCATTTAACTTTTCAAAAATGGCGGGCGAACCACGCCGAGCTGCCTAGAAAACTTTATTTTTATTTGAAAGAGAGCTGTCTTGTAAAAATTGAACAGCTCAATCATGATCGCATTTTGCACCTGACTTTTCAAAAAGAGAAGCAATGCTTTCAATTAATTGGGGAATTTTTCTCCAAGCGTCCAAATCTATTTTTAACAGATTCTCAAAATAATATATTGGTGGCTCTAAATCCTACTCAAGCGGCTATTTATTCCTTACCTACCCACCATCCAAATGCTTTGACAACTCAAAATGAAGAAAATCTTTTAAGTAAAGAGATTGAAAATCGCTATTGTCATTTGGAGAAAGTGGCCGCTTTCCAGAAAGAAAAACAGGCTTTATGCCGAGAGATCAAAGAAAAAATAAGAAGGGGGGAGAGATACATCCAAAAACATACCCAAGAATTGCAATATTTGACGAAGTGGGAAAGTTTTCAGCAAGAAGGAGAACTGATTCAAGCCAATTTATTTCGTATCAAAAAAGGGGTGGTTTGCCTACAAGTTGAAGACTGGTTTCATGAAGGGCAGCTACACACTTTAAAGTTTGACGAACATCAAGAACCGTCCGTTCATATTGCCCAGCTGTTTCAAAAAGCTAAAAAAATGAAGCGGGGAGTAGAGCGTTGCCAAGCACTCCTCAATCAAGCATCAGCAGACATTAAAGGTTGGGAGCAGAGGCTTAGTCTGGCTGAAAACGTTTCGACGGAGCAGGAACTGCAAGAGATACGTGAAAAATGGAAGCTTTATCACCATGGCGAGCAACAAAAACAACCAGTTTCCCTTCCATTTTTTGAGTACCAATCGGAAACAGGCTTGAAAATTTGGGTGGGGAAAGGCGCTAAGCAAAATGAAAGTTTAACTTTTTCGTATGCGCGTGGATCAGATTGGTGGCTTCATGCGCGAGATTTTCCGGGAGCACATGTTGTCATCCCGGTTCCTAAAGGGCAACGGCCCGATAGCGAAACCTTAAAGGATGGTTTGCAACTCGCTCTGGCTTATAGCAGAGCAAAAAATCAAGGAAAAACAGAGATTATTTTGACTCAATGTAAGCATATATCCCGCTTCGGGCGCAAAAGGTTAGGACAAGTGCACGTGTCTTTCTATGAAATCTTTTACGAAAGCTTTGATGTCGAACGCTTTCAAAAAATTAAGAAGCGCAAAATCAACTAG
- a CDS encoding polysaccharide biosynthesis/export family protein, whose product MKSLVFFALLICVASGCTRPFCDYAIVGADEFVTDSYKIREGKFGILEMEGIETGGIPSEAMEEYQDTIAEDDVLNVVVYHPKRKDLMESFQFINEKVGGFRIYQGKLELPDIESIYVEGLTLEEARLEVQARLSEHIQDVEVFIGYKDRLLRKVELAGLVKVPAVPVDGKIRLFEVLSKAAPPPQANLYMSYVLRNGQPLPVDLYKLMNGGDMSQNIVMRGGDKIFIASPSDATVMLMGEVGLPTAVSLPYGFMSLREALVAARGIPYTGDRRRIQVIRGNIPCPKIYVLAWEHIIHLPNNSLLLMPGDTVYVSEKPITSWNRFINQLLPSFQGVQAAYGVYRLTTD is encoded by the coding sequence ATGAAATCGCTTGTGTTTTTTGCATTATTAATTTGTGTGGCTTCAGGATGTACGCGCCCTTTTTGCGATTACGCGATTGTGGGTGCAGATGAATTTGTGACCGATTCCTATAAAATTCGGGAAGGAAAATTTGGCATTCTAGAAATGGAAGGGATAGAAACAGGTGGTATTCCTTCTGAAGCCATGGAAGAATATCAAGATACCATTGCCGAAGATGATGTATTAAACGTGGTGGTTTACCATCCCAAGCGAAAAGATTTAATGGAATCTTTTCAATTCATTAATGAAAAAGTAGGGGGGTTTAGAATTTATCAAGGTAAGCTCGAGCTTCCAGACATTGAATCCATCTATGTTGAAGGACTGACCTTGGAAGAAGCTCGTCTGGAAGTACAAGCTCGCTTGAGCGAACATATCCAAGATGTGGAAGTTTTCATTGGTTATAAGGATCGGTTGTTAAGGAAAGTGGAATTAGCTGGCCTTGTGAAAGTTCCGGCGGTTCCTGTCGATGGAAAAATTCGATTATTTGAGGTTCTTTCAAAAGCAGCCCCCCCTCCGCAAGCGAATTTATACATGAGCTATGTTTTGAGAAACGGCCAGCCCTTGCCTGTCGATCTATATAAATTAATGAATGGAGGCGACATGAGTCAAAACATTGTGATGAGGGGAGGCGATAAAATTTTCATTGCAAGCCCTTCAGATGCTACCGTTATGCTTATGGGCGAAGTCGGCTTACCTACTGCTGTGAGTTTGCCGTACGGCTTTATGTCTTTGCGGGAAGCGCTAGTAGCCGCAAGAGGAATTCCTTATACAGGGGATAGGCGGCGCATTCAGGTTATTAGAGGAAATATTCCTTGCCCCAAAATCTATGTATTAGCTTGGGAACATATTATCCACCTTCCAAATAACAGCTTACTTCTCATGCCAGGAGATACGGTATATGTCTCCGAAAAACCAATTACTTCTTGGAACCGCTTTATCAACCAACTCCTTCCCAGTTTCCAGGGAGTGCAAGCAGCTTATGGCGTTTATCGCTTAACAACAGATTAA
- a CDS encoding LL-diaminopimelate aminotransferase: protein MTKRNPHFSTLKPTYLFPEINQRKQQYLAQHAHAELISLGIGDTTEPIPATITEGLIKGATLLGTKEGYTGYAQEQGQNLLRERVAEKIYGNRIAAHEVFISDGAKCDIGRLQTLFGGDVSIAVQDPAYPVYVEGSMLHGVKKICYMPCTPENHFFPSLETAPPANLIYFCSPNNPTGAVANHAQLRKLIQFAKAHQSIILFDSAYAHYIQDPSLPRSIYEIEGAQEVAIEMGSFSKIAGFTGVRLGWTVVPEKLLFEDGTPVIKDWTRLFTTLFNGASNIAQHGGIAALSDQGFEEMQQLTRFYLENARLIVEGLKHSRLEIYGGTNAPYVWVRFPGQKSWEVFQTLLEKAQIVTTPGSGFGPAGEGFVRLSAFGQREKVAEAVLRLQKVL from the coding sequence ATGACAAAACGCAACCCCCATTTTAGCACTTTAAAACCTACCTACCTTTTTCCCGAAATCAACCAACGCAAACAGCAATATCTGGCGCAGCACGCCCATGCCGAATTAATTAGCCTAGGGATTGGGGATACCACTGAGCCTATTCCTGCGACCATTACAGAAGGCTTGATAAAGGGAGCGACCCTCCTAGGAACTAAAGAAGGGTACACCGGATATGCGCAAGAGCAAGGTCAAAATTTACTTAGAGAACGTGTAGCTGAAAAAATCTACGGTAACCGTATTGCTGCGCACGAAGTCTTTATCTCTGATGGAGCCAAGTGCGATATTGGGCGCTTGCAAACGCTTTTTGGAGGGGATGTCTCGATTGCAGTGCAAGACCCTGCTTATCCTGTTTATGTAGAAGGAAGCATGCTTCACGGGGTTAAAAAGATTTGCTATATGCCTTGTACCCCGGAGAATCACTTTTTTCCCTCGTTGGAAACCGCACCACCTGCCAACTTGATTTATTTTTGCTCACCCAATAATCCCACCGGTGCTGTCGCTAACCATGCCCAATTAAGGAAGCTGATCCAATTTGCAAAAGCCCATCAATCAATCATCCTGTTCGATTCTGCCTATGCCCATTATATCCAAGATCCCTCTTTACCACGCTCCATTTATGAAATTGAGGGAGCTCAAGAAGTGGCCATCGAAATGGGGTCTTTTTCTAAAATTGCCGGATTTACGGGAGTTCGATTAGGCTGGACAGTGGTTCCTGAAAAACTCCTCTTTGAGGATGGAACGCCGGTGATTAAGGACTGGACACGTCTTTTTACTACGTTATTCAACGGGGCTTCCAACATTGCCCAACATGGAGGGATCGCCGCCTTGTCTGACCAAGGATTTGAGGAAATGCAACAGCTGACCCGTTTCTACCTTGAAAATGCGCGCTTGATTGTGGAAGGGCTCAAACATTCCCGCCTGGAAATTTATGGAGGAACCAATGCTCCTTATGTATGGGTCCGCTTCCCCGGTCAAAAGTCGTGGGAAGTTTTTCAAACGTTGCTAGAAAAAGCTCAAATCGTGACAACTCCGGGCTCAGGCTTTGGACCTGCAGGTGAAGGATTTGTTCGCTTAAGTGCTTTTGGGCAGCGGGAAAAGGTAGCAGAAGCCGTCCTCCGTTTGCAAAAAGTTTTATAA
- the asd gene encoding aspartate-semialdehyde dehydrogenase — MEKIPVGILGATGMVGQHYLRLLENHPWFEVTFLCASTHSAGKTYQAAVEKRWHMPTPIPKRESQLYVEPIDQISTALNKCRFVFSAVDSDTAQEYEEQYAAAGLPVISNASYHRQTADVPILIPEVNASHLSILPMQQKKRGWKKGFIVTKPNCSIQSYMIPLAALHETFQVQKIWVTTMQAVSGAGYPGIPSWDICENIVPYIAEEEEKSENEPLKIFGSILNHEIVPTSQIHISAHCNRVPVLDGHLACVSVKFSKTPSQEEILAVWNSYAPMTQTLQLPSAPQKTILYRKEPNRPQPRLDRDVGKGMSITVGRLRPCNLLDFRFVALSHNTLRGAAGGGILNAELLFTQRYLS; from the coding sequence ATGGAAAAAATCCCCGTGGGAATTTTAGGCGCCACAGGTATGGTAGGGCAACATTATTTGCGCTTGCTAGAGAATCATCCCTGGTTTGAAGTGACCTTTCTTTGTGCTTCTACACATTCTGCTGGGAAAACATACCAAGCAGCAGTTGAAAAGCGATGGCATATGCCAACCCCTATTCCCAAACGTGAAAGTCAATTGTATGTGGAGCCAATCGATCAAATTTCTACCGCTTTAAACAAGTGCCGATTTGTTTTTTCTGCCGTTGATTCTGACACCGCCCAAGAGTATGAAGAGCAGTATGCCGCTGCAGGCCTTCCTGTGATTTCCAATGCGAGCTACCATCGACAAACTGCCGACGTCCCTATCTTAATCCCCGAGGTAAACGCCTCTCACCTCTCCATTCTCCCTATGCAACAAAAAAAAAGAGGATGGAAAAAGGGATTCATTGTGACAAAACCCAATTGTTCCATCCAAAGTTATATGATCCCTTTGGCAGCCTTGCATGAAACATTTCAAGTTCAAAAAATCTGGGTGACAACCATGCAAGCTGTCAGTGGCGCTGGCTACCCGGGAATCCCTTCATGGGATATCTGTGAAAATATAGTTCCCTATATCGCTGAAGAAGAGGAAAAATCGGAAAATGAGCCTCTTAAAATATTTGGAAGTATTCTTAATCACGAAATTGTCCCCACTTCTCAAATCCATATCTCTGCTCATTGCAATCGTGTACCGGTTCTAGATGGACATTTAGCCTGTGTCTCTGTAAAGTTTTCAAAAACCCCTTCGCAAGAAGAGATTCTTGCCGTTTGGAATTCCTACGCCCCTATGACGCAAACCTTGCAACTCCCCTCAGCTCCCCAAAAAACAATTCTGTATCGGAAAGAACCCAATCGCCCTCAACCACGTTTGGACCGCGATGTGGGCAAAGGAATGTCAATCACCGTAGGACGCCTTCGCCCTTGCAATTTATTGGACTTTCGTTTTGTGGCTCTTTCTCATAATACTTTAAGAGGAGCTGCAGGCGGAGGGATCTTGAATGCGGAATTACTTTTTACCCAAAGATATCTCTCATGA